A region from the Pseudomonas sp. KU26590 genome encodes:
- the fucP gene encoding L-fucose:H+ symporter permease, which produces MTKPALQQSSDGFYLNRTPWFAFLLLCCCFALWAAAASMNDVLIAHFKKAFLLSDVQTSFVQSAFYLGYFFVAIPAAMVVRRFSYKTTILIGLVLYMAGCSLFFPAASMAKYGMFLMALFVIAAGLAFLETACNTYSTLMGPRETGTRRLNISQTFHPFGAMTGVYVGSFVMFKDTDATREQLTQMSASDAAIQQLQMIQSTLLPYKWMIAVLVLMFVLIAFTKFPACKGKVTANVKSSSIGQSLSRLWRNPRFTFGVLAQFLYVGAQVGVWSFTIRLAMQMGGMNERSASWFLLTTFAAYFVGKMVANLLMRKMSPAKVLAIYGVLAIVLLAYTILVPNISAVYAAVGVSIFLGPCWPTIYGLTIDGLGEDTGVGGSLLVMSIVGGGVMPIFQGLLSDATGGNMQIAYTVPLLCFVAIVAYAIKCMRDPLPAQASVGAVTAS; this is translated from the coding sequence ATGACAAAGCCCGCGCTCCAACAATCCTCGGACGGGTTCTACCTGAACCGCACGCCGTGGTTCGCTTTCCTGCTGCTGTGCTGCTGCTTCGCGCTGTGGGCGGCGGCCGCGAGCATGAACGACGTACTCATCGCGCACTTCAAGAAAGCCTTTTTGCTCAGCGATGTGCAGACCTCCTTCGTGCAGTCGGCGTTCTACCTCGGTTACTTCTTCGTCGCGATTCCGGCGGCGATGGTCGTCAGACGTTTCAGCTACAAGACCACCATCCTCATCGGTCTGGTGCTGTACATGGCGGGCTGCTCGCTGTTCTTTCCGGCGGCATCGATGGCCAAATACGGCATGTTCCTGATGGCGCTGTTCGTCATCGCGGCCGGCCTGGCCTTCCTCGAAACCGCCTGCAACACCTACTCGACGCTGATGGGGCCGCGTGAAACCGGCACCCGTCGCCTGAACATTTCCCAGACCTTCCACCCGTTCGGCGCGATGACTGGCGTGTACGTCGGCAGCTTCGTGATGTTCAAAGACACCGACGCCACCCGCGAGCAGTTGACGCAGATGAGCGCGTCAGATGCGGCGATCCAGCAGTTGCAGATGATCCAGTCCACGCTGCTGCCGTACAAATGGATGATCGCGGTGCTGGTCCTGATGTTCGTGCTGATCGCCTTCACCAAGTTTCCGGCGTGCAAGGGCAAGGTCACGGCCAACGTCAAATCCAGCAGCATCGGCCAGAGCCTGTCGCGTCTGTGGCGCAACCCGCGTTTTACCTTCGGCGTGCTGGCACAGTTTCTGTACGTGGGCGCGCAAGTGGGCGTGTGGAGTTTCACCATTCGCCTGGCGATGCAGATGGGCGGGATGAACGAACGCAGCGCCTCGTGGTTCCTGCTGACCACATTCGCCGCTTACTTCGTCGGCAAGATGGTCGCCAATTTGCTGATGCGCAAAATGTCCCCGGCCAAGGTGCTGGCGATCTACGGCGTGCTGGCCATCGTACTGCTGGCCTACACGATTCTGGTGCCGAACATCAGCGCGGTGTATGCAGCGGTGGGTGTGAGTATTTTCCTGGGTCCGTGCTGGCCGACCATTTATGGCCTGACCATCGACGGTCTGGGCGAAGACACCGGCGTCGGCGGTTCGCTGCTGGTGATGAGTATCGTGGGCGGCGGCGTGATGCCGATCTTCCAGGGCCTGCTCTCCGACGCCACCGGCGGCAACATGCAGATCGCCTACACCGTGCCGCTGCTGTGCTTCGTGGCGATCGTCGCGTATGCCATCAAGTGCATGCGTGATCCGCTGCCGGCCCAGGCATCGGTGGGTGCGGTGACGGCATCATGA
- the rbsK gene encoding ribokinase, with protein sequence MNKIAVIGSNMVDLITYIDRMPAQGETLEAPNFAMGCGGKGANQAVAAAKLGADVLMLSKVGDDMFADNTLANFKRYGIDTQFVQRVPGVSSGVAPIFVQSDSHNSILIVKGANAHLKPADVDAAQAALRDCTLMVLQLEIELETVYYAIDFAKANGIPVLLNPAPAVKGLSREHLSQLDFFIPNETELALITGQTVDSIESARAAALQLVQDGIRHVIVTLGEKGALYVGEEGEFRVEGIKVDARDTTGAGDAFIGCFARHWSEDGDMRNAMTHAVAYSACSVTGLGTQSSYPDAAAFSHFLDTL encoded by the coding sequence CCGGATGCCGGCGCAGGGCGAGACCCTTGAAGCACCGAATTTCGCCATGGGCTGCGGCGGCAAGGGCGCCAATCAGGCCGTTGCAGCGGCCAAGTTGGGCGCTGATGTGTTGATGCTGAGCAAGGTCGGCGACGACATGTTCGCCGACAACACCTTGGCCAATTTCAAGCGTTATGGCATCGATACCCAGTTCGTCCAGCGCGTGCCTGGGGTGTCCAGCGGCGTCGCGCCGATCTTCGTGCAAAGCGATTCCCACAACAGCATCCTCATCGTCAAAGGCGCCAATGCGCACCTGAAACCTGCGGACGTCGACGCTGCCCAGGCTGCGCTGCGCGACTGCACGCTCATGGTTCTGCAGCTGGAAATCGAGCTGGAAACCGTCTACTACGCCATCGATTTTGCCAAAGCCAACGGCATTCCGGTGCTGCTCAATCCGGCGCCTGCGGTGAAGGGTTTGAGCCGCGAGCACCTGTCGCAGCTGGACTTTTTCATTCCCAACGAAACCGAACTGGCGCTGATCACTGGTCAGACCGTCGACTCCATCGAATCGGCCCGCGCGGCCGCCCTGCAACTGGTGCAGGACGGCATTCGTCACGTCATCGTCACCCTGGGCGAAAAGGGCGCGCTGTATGTCGGCGAAGAAGGCGAGTTTCGCGTCGAAGGCATCAAGGTCGATGCCCGCGACACCACTGGCGCTGGCGATGCCTTCATCGGTTGCTTCGCCCGCCACTGGAGCGAGGACGGCGACATGCGCAACGCCATGACCCATGCGGTGGCCTATTCCGCCTGCTCGGTTACCGGCCTTGGCACCCAGAGTTCCTACCCGGACGCTGCCGCGTTCAGCCACTTTCTCGACACCCTTTGA